Proteins encoded within one genomic window of Pongo pygmaeus isolate AG05252 chromosome 4, NHGRI_mPonPyg2-v2.0_pri, whole genome shotgun sequence:
- the TPPP gene encoding tubulin polymerization-promoting protein, producing the protein MADKAKPAKAANRTPPKSPGDPSKDRAAKRLSLESEGASEGAAASPELSALEEAFRRFAVHGDTRATGREMHGKNWSKLCKDCQVIDGRNVTVTDVDIVFSKIKGKSCRTITFEQFQEALEELAKKRFKDKSSEEAVREVHRLIEGKAPIISGVTKAISSPTVSRLTDTTKFTGSHKERFDPSGKGKGKAGRVDLVDESGYVSGYKHAGTYDQKVQGGK; encoded by the exons ATGGCTGACAAGGCCAAGCCCGCCAAAGCTGCCAACAGGACGCCCCCCAAGTCCCCGGGGGACCCCTCGAAGGACCGGGCGGCCAAGAGGCTGTCGCTGGAATCGGAGGGTGCCAGTGAGGGGGCAGCTGCATCCCCTGAGCTCAGTGCCCTGGAGGAGGCCTTCCGGCGCTTTGCTGTACACGGGGACACCAGGGCCACCGGGAGGGAGATGCATGGCAAGAACTGGTCGAAGCTGTGCAAGGACTGCCAGGTGATCGACGGCAGGAACGTGACTGTCACTGACGTGGACATCGTCTTCAGCAAGATCAA AGGGAAGTCTTGCCGGACCATCACCTTTGAGCAGTTCCAGGAGGCGCTGGAGGAGCTCGCCAAGAAGCGATTCAAAGACAAGAGCAGCGAGGAGGCCGTTCGCGAGGTGCACAGGCTCATCGAGGGCAAGGCGCCCATCATCTCAGGGGTGACG AAAGCCATCTCGTCGCCCACCGTGTCAAGGCTCACGGACACCACCAAGTTCACGGGCTCCCACAAGGAGCGCTTCGACCCCTCTGGCAAGGGCAAGGGCAAGGCTGGCCGCGTGGACCTGGTGGACGAGTCGGGCTATGTGTCCGGCTACAAGCACGCAGGCACCTACGACCAGAAGGTGCAAGGGGGCAAGTAG